Proteins encoded in a region of the Diospyros lotus cultivar Yz01 chromosome 9, ASM1463336v1, whole genome shotgun sequence genome:
- the LOC127809615 gene encoding uncharacterized protein LOC127809615 yields MPSLASPAAAAAIATTNHGHRLQLLSFVVSRHPLWPPDLQLPPFIVTCVCDFCCCHLLPHLLLLPFVTTVIADLQWVFSGNHFTAIAFRRRLASRDHLSSATLDTTTPSQISVVVVTRSSSSSWFIFFLVDGLRSAFHLHRPLCSGHLRRLVTFAFSIDGPNSPRFSGSQPRICRYLQFAALDLPSTIATFRSGHHRLDPVVPRLDLPVPCLDPIAIVSHRYFSTSPTFDASSIVVFFRPSLWLLLTVATFSSVVDDCELLLSFPGNCCRRRSAVSDLAGFSSSLSCQSLVGSVSPIPRQICQSFRSDCQSFKFGRQSLKSGHRSSDLVHVSPSSASLRSRGLFSESCASHRSRVVVASPICHHCCCR; encoded by the coding sequence ATGCCATCTCTCGCGTCACCAGCTGCAGCTGCAGCCATTGCCACCACCAACCACGGTCATCGCCTCCAGTTGCTGTCATTTGTCGTCTCACGTCACCCTCTTTGGCCACCAGATCTGCAGCTACCGCCATTCATCGTCACTTGCGTTTGCGACTTCTGCTGCTGCCACTTGCTTCCGCATCTTCTGCTGTTGCCTTTTGTCACTACTGTCATCGCCGACCTCCAATGGGTTTTCAGCGGCAACCACTTCACTGCCATCGCCTTCCGCCGTCGGCTGGCCTCTCGCGATCATTTGTCTTCTGCGACCTTAGATACAACCACACCTTCTCAGATCTCAGTTGTCGTCGTCAccagatcttcttcttcttcttggttcATCTTCTTCCTGGTCGATGGCCTCAGATCAGCCTTTCATCTACATCGACCACTGTGCTCTGGTCATCTTCGTCGTTTGGTCACCTTTGCCTTCTCGATCGACGGCCCTAACTCACCCAGATTCAGCGGCTCCCAGCCTCGAATTTGTCGTTACCTGCAATTCGCGGCCTTGGATCTGCCTTCAACTATCGCAACCTTCAGATCCGGCCACCATCGCTTAGATCCGGTCGTGCCTCGCCTAGATCTACCCGTGCCTTGCTTAGATCCGATCGCCATTGTTAGCCACCGTTACTTCTCCACATCGCCGACGTTCGATGCTAGCTCCATCGTTGTCTTCTTTCGGCCCTCACTGTGGCTCTTGCTCACTGTCGCCACCTTCTCTTCTGTTGTCGATGATTGCGAGCTGCTGTTGAGTTTCCCAGGTAACTGCTGCCGCCGTCGATCTGCCGTTTCAGATCTCGCTGGATTTTCCTCATCATTATCTTGCCAGTCTCTTGTCGGATCTGTCTCTCCGATCCCTCGCCAGATCTGTCAATCCTTCAGATCTGATTGTCAATCCTTCAAATTCGGCCGTCAATCACTCAAATCCGGCCATCGTTCTTCAGATCTCGTGCATGTTTCTCCTTCCAGTGCATCTCTCAGATCTCGTGGCCTCTTTTCCGAATCTTGTGCATCGCATAGATCTCGCGTTGTCGTTGCATCGCCAATCTGCCATCATTGTTGCTGTCGCTAA